CGGCGCTTAAACATGCCCAGGGCGGTCCGGGCGGCGCATTGCCAATGAAGACCACGAGCACGCTGCACAACCAGGGGGTCGGTTTTACTTCAACCGGCGCCGAACTGAAATTCCGCGTGCCGACTCAGCCGACGCTGGATGGCAATACGGTTGAAACCGACGTTGAACAAGCTGCATTCGCCGAGAACGCCGTGCAATACCGCGCCAGTCTGACGTTTCTGAACGGTGCAATTTCCGGCTTGCGTTACGCGATCAAGGGAGGTGACTGATGTCACTGTTTAAAGTATTCGATGTCGCCGGCAGTGCGATGAACGCGCAGTCGGTAC
The DNA window shown above is from Woeseia oceani and carries:
- the flgB gene encoding flagellar basal body rod protein FlgB; the protein is MKIQAFATHEHALRVRAQRNEVLSSNIANADTPNYKARDLDFASALKHAQGGPGGALPMKTTSTLHNQGVGFTSTGAELKFRVPTQPTLDGNTVETDVEQAAFAENAVQYRASLTFLNGAISGLRYAIKGGD